In the Bradyrhizobium guangzhouense genome, one interval contains:
- a CDS encoding carbohydrate ABC transporter permease, whose protein sequence is MKLYDNRAWFLVLPALVIVTLVGILPLIAVTNYSFQDLFTLNNPYWVGVDWYRNIVTSERFYASLGRSFLFSVIVLSVQLPLGIWIALLLQRSNQFIVSTVLVLITVPLVVPWNMIPVIWLNFINPNAGLAGRLLTWLGVGFDYKFNALHTWIVLVVMDTWHWLGLVVVLAYAGISSIPPAYYQAAAVDAASQWQVFRFIQLPKMKTVLSMAVLLRFMDSFMIYIEAFRINAGGPDSATAFLSLDLGEEILSFNYGPSAARSIVYFLIVLAVAWTFKAATSARAPTEELTT, encoded by the coding sequence ATGAAACTATACGACAACCGAGCCTGGTTCCTGGTTCTTCCTGCGCTGGTCATCGTGACCCTCGTCGGAATCCTGCCCCTCATCGCCGTCACCAACTATTCCTTCCAGGACTTGTTCACCCTGAACAATCCTTATTGGGTCGGCGTCGACTGGTATAGGAACATCGTCACTTCGGAGCGCTTCTACGCGAGCCTCGGACGCAGCTTCCTGTTCTCGGTAATCGTGTTGTCGGTCCAGCTTCCGCTCGGCATCTGGATCGCGCTGCTGCTGCAGCGTTCCAACCAGTTCATCGTCAGCACCGTCCTCGTTCTGATCACCGTGCCGCTGGTGGTCCCCTGGAACATGATCCCGGTCATCTGGCTCAACTTCATCAATCCCAATGCCGGTCTCGCCGGCAGACTGCTGACGTGGCTGGGCGTCGGCTTCGATTACAAGTTCAACGCCCTGCACACCTGGATCGTGCTGGTGGTGATGGACACCTGGCACTGGCTGGGGCTGGTCGTCGTGCTCGCCTATGCCGGCATCTCCAGCATTCCGCCGGCCTACTACCAGGCCGCGGCCGTCGACGCCGCGTCGCAATGGCAGGTGTTCCGCTTCATTCAGCTGCCGAAAATGAAGACCGTGCTGTCGATGGCCGTGCTGCTTCGCTTCATGGACAGCTTCATGATCTATATCGAGGCTTTCCGCATCAATGCAGGAGGCCCTGACAGCGCCACCGCCTTTCTCAGCCTCGACCTCGGCGAGGAAATCCTGTCCTTCAACTATGGACCATCAGCGGCCCGCTCGATCGTCTATTTCCTGATCGTGCTGGCGGTTGCATGGACCTTCAAGGCGGCGACGAGCGCGCGAGCGCCCACCGAGGAGCTCACCACGTGA
- a CDS encoding DUF302 domain-containing protein, translating into MAADGLITIKSHFGPDDTMKRLEAEVKARGLTVFAHIDHAAGAAAVDLKLRPTDLLIFGNAKGGTPLMQQAQTAGIDLPLKALVWQDEQGETWLSYNDPAFLARRHGAGEPAKPVVAALTGALHAIAAKATAP; encoded by the coding sequence ATGGCCGCGGACGGACTCATCACCATCAAGAGCCATTTCGGACCTGACGACACGATGAAGCGGCTCGAGGCCGAGGTGAAGGCCCGGGGCCTCACCGTGTTCGCCCACATCGATCACGCCGCGGGTGCGGCCGCGGTCGACCTGAAGCTGCGGCCGACCGACCTGCTCATCTTCGGCAATGCCAAGGGTGGCACGCCGTTGATGCAGCAAGCCCAGACGGCCGGCATCGACCTGCCGCTGAAAGCGCTGGTCTGGCAGGACGAGCAGGGCGAGACCTGGCTGTCCTACAACGATCCAGCCTTTCTCGCACGACGTCACGGCGCCGGGGAGCCGGCCAAGCCCGTCGTCGCGGCGCTGACCGGCGCGTTGCATGCGATCGCGGCCAAAGCGACTGCGCCCTAG
- a CDS encoding c-type cytochrome, with amino-acid sequence MSSHSKLLFASLLAAGLLAAPALAFDFGRPATSDEIKLWDIDVGPDGKGLPDGSGTAAQGKQVFADNCAACHGENGQGGIKDRLVGGQGTLASNMPVKTVGSFWPYATTLFDYIHRAMPYPTPGSLSTDETYAVTAYILSLNGIVPADGKVDKDSLPKIRMPNRDGFVPDPEFDPAKLFHKK; translated from the coding sequence ATGTCCTCGCATAGCAAGCTGCTTTTCGCCAGCCTCCTCGCCGCCGGTCTGCTCGCGGCGCCCGCGCTGGCCTTCGACTTCGGTCGTCCGGCAACGTCCGACGAGATCAAGCTGTGGGACATCGACGTCGGTCCCGATGGCAAGGGTCTGCCTGACGGCAGCGGCACCGCCGCGCAAGGTAAGCAGGTCTTTGCCGACAATTGCGCGGCCTGTCATGGCGAGAACGGCCAGGGCGGCATCAAGGATCGTCTTGTCGGCGGACAGGGCACGCTCGCCTCCAACATGCCGGTCAAGACGGTCGGCAGCTTCTGGCCCTATGCGACGACGCTGTTCGATTACATCCATCGCGCGATGCCATATCCGACGCCTGGCTCGCTCAGCACCGACGAGACCTACGCCGTCACCGCCTACATTCTGAGCCTGAACGGCATCGTTCCCGCCGACGGCAAGGTCGACAAGGACTCCTTGCCGAAAATCAGGATGCCCAATCGCGATGGTTTTGTTCCGGATCCGGAATTCGATCCGGCGAAGCTGTTTCACAAGAAGTGA
- the soxC gene encoding sulfite dehydrogenase → MTFKTPIEMSSRPANVSRRGFVGGLSAGILGVAATEAANAESLADVPDRGPGAELGAHSERSRFVKIDRIPEATPGKRNIDPGDAINSKTPHQKLVGNITPTDLHYERSHSGVPDIDPAQHRLLIHGMVQKPLVFSVDDLKRMPSISRVVFIECTGNGWENWKKADPELTVQNTHGLVSTNEWTGVPLKFLIDLVAKDKGSTWMLAEGGDGAGVDRSIPLTDEIVNEAFIAYGQNGEPLRPAHGFPMRLVMPGFEGNLNIKWLRRLKFGNAPWMTRWETARYTQLLADGKARQFQLRMDTNSVITQPSGMMQIQPGYVRISGLAWSGHGKIARVEISTDGAKTWQQAQLSLPVLPKAQVRFQMDWVWDGKPTTIVSRSTDDQGNVQPDRKSFIAAMGTNALFHYNAQQSWSIDEAGRVRNVLA, encoded by the coding sequence ATGACGTTCAAGACGCCAATCGAAATGTCGTCACGGCCCGCGAATGTGTCGCGCCGTGGCTTCGTGGGAGGACTGTCGGCAGGTATTTTGGGCGTGGCCGCGACCGAGGCGGCCAACGCCGAATCGCTGGCGGATGTCCCCGATCGTGGGCCCGGAGCCGAACTCGGCGCGCACAGCGAACGATCCCGCTTCGTCAAGATCGATCGTATTCCGGAGGCGACACCAGGCAAGCGCAACATCGATCCCGGCGACGCCATCAATTCCAAGACGCCGCATCAGAAGCTGGTCGGCAACATCACGCCGACCGATCTGCATTACGAACGCAGCCATTCCGGCGTGCCTGATATCGATCCCGCGCAGCACCGGCTGCTGATCCACGGCATGGTGCAAAAGCCGCTGGTGTTCAGCGTCGATGACCTCAAGCGGATGCCGTCGATCTCGCGCGTGGTCTTCATCGAATGCACCGGCAATGGCTGGGAGAACTGGAAGAAGGCGGATCCCGAGCTGACGGTGCAGAACACGCACGGCCTCGTCAGCACCAATGAATGGACCGGTGTGCCGCTCAAATTCCTGATCGACCTCGTCGCCAAGGACAAGGGCTCGACCTGGATGCTGGCAGAAGGCGGCGACGGCGCCGGCGTCGATCGCAGCATTCCGCTCACCGACGAGATCGTGAACGAGGCCTTCATCGCCTATGGGCAGAACGGCGAGCCGCTGCGGCCCGCGCACGGTTTTCCGATGCGGCTGGTGATGCCGGGCTTCGAGGGCAACCTCAATATCAAATGGCTGCGCCGTCTCAAATTCGGCAACGCACCGTGGATGACGCGCTGGGAAACGGCGCGCTACACGCAGTTGCTGGCCGACGGCAAGGCGCGGCAATTCCAGCTGCGGATGGACACCAACTCCGTCATCACCCAGCCCTCGGGCATGATGCAGATCCAACCCGGCTATGTCAGGATCTCCGGCCTCGCCTGGAGCGGCCACGGCAAGATCGCCAGGGTGGAGATTTCCACCGACGGTGCCAAAACCTGGCAGCAGGCGCAGTTGAGCCTGCCGGTGCTGCCCAAGGCGCAGGTTCGCTTCCAGATGGATTGGGTGTGGGACGGCAAGCCGACCACGATCGTCAGCCGCTCCACCGACGACCAGGGCAATGTTCAGCCCGACCGCAAATCCTTCATCGCCGCGATGGGGACGAATGCGCTGTTTCATTACAACGCCCAGCAAAGCTGGAGCATCGACGAGGCCGGGAGGGTTCGCAATGTCCTCGCATAG
- a CDS encoding carboxymuconolactone decarboxylase family protein: MAMLDWNTYRRQLIAGVGEIGKLSPETVKGYATLSGAGARTAHLDAKTRELIALAVAISLRCDGCITVHAAEAKKHGASEGELAEALGTAISVNAGAALVYSTRAHEAFKEA, from the coding sequence ATGGCCATGCTCGACTGGAACACCTATCGCCGCCAGCTCATCGCCGGTGTCGGCGAGATCGGAAAGCTGTCGCCGGAAACGGTCAAGGGTTACGCGACGCTGAGCGGCGCCGGCGCCAGGACCGCTCACCTCGACGCCAAGACACGCGAGCTGATCGCACTCGCCGTCGCCATCAGCCTGCGCTGCGACGGCTGTATCACCGTTCATGCCGCCGAGGCGAAGAAGCACGGCGCGAGTGAAGGCGAACTCGCCGAGGCGCTCGGCACGGCGATCTCGGTCAACGCCGGCGCGGCTCTGGTTTATTCGACCCGCGCGCACGAGGCCTTCAAGGAAGCTTGA
- a CDS encoding AraC family transcriptional regulator yields the protein MSEVDAAELLKAMVPLFRIRPVIEDSCSFGGSWESPHAPNGRGWAQFHMVTRGSCVVERPGLSPQRLEAGDILLLPHGDSHLMRSEVRGAAGRVSTEIRNGVRQRATVDAAVDTELLCGRFLFETSEENPLIAALPDEIILRTAGEPLLERFRRLLLDIRDELDAGRAGSEMVAADLARALFVMMLRDHLTGQASGDGTLSLLQDRTTARVVLAILGDLARDWTLDEMAEVAIASRATLVRAFQKRAAVAPMTFLSDLRLAVARKRLAGTLDPVAKIAHEVGYASESALSKAIMRKYGMRPGALREPGSQPRAVRSDTSSQYSTS from the coding sequence ATGTCGGAGGTTGATGCAGCCGAACTGTTGAAAGCGATGGTGCCGCTGTTCAGGATTCGTCCCGTGATCGAGGATTCCTGCAGCTTCGGCGGCAGCTGGGAGTCGCCTCACGCGCCGAATGGCAGAGGATGGGCGCAATTCCACATGGTGACGCGTGGCTCCTGCGTGGTCGAGAGGCCGGGCTTAAGCCCGCAACGGCTGGAAGCAGGCGACATTCTCCTGCTGCCGCACGGCGACAGTCATCTGATGCGGAGCGAGGTGAGGGGCGCTGCAGGGCGGGTCTCGACCGAAATCCGCAATGGCGTGCGTCAGCGTGCCACGGTCGATGCCGCGGTCGATACCGAACTGCTCTGCGGCCGCTTCCTGTTCGAAACCTCGGAGGAGAATCCGCTGATCGCGGCTCTCCCCGACGAGATCATCCTTCGCACGGCCGGAGAGCCGCTGCTGGAACGGTTTCGGCGGCTCTTGCTCGACATCCGCGACGAACTGGATGCGGGGCGGGCCGGGTCCGAGATGGTCGCGGCCGATCTCGCGAGGGCGTTGTTCGTCATGATGCTGCGCGACCATCTGACCGGGCAGGCGTCAGGCGACGGCACGCTGTCGCTCCTGCAGGACCGCACCACCGCCCGTGTCGTGCTCGCGATCCTTGGCGATCTCGCCCGCGACTGGACGCTCGACGAGATGGCTGAGGTCGCGATCGCCTCGCGCGCGACGCTGGTGCGCGCCTTTCAGAAGCGAGCAGCCGTTGCACCGATGACGTTCCTGTCCGATCTGAGACTGGCGGTCGCGCGCAAGCGCCTGGCCGGCACGTTGGATCCGGTCGCGAAGATCGCCCACGAGGTCGGCTACGCGTCCGAAAGTGCCCTGAGCAAGGCCATCATGCGCAAATACGGCATGCGGCCCGGCGCTTTGAGAGAGCCCGGTTCGCAGCCGCGTGCCGTCAGATCCGATACCAGCTCGCAATATTCCACGTCGTGA
- a CDS encoding peptide ABC transporter substrate-binding protein: protein MDENDIRGLVAEVKQGTLSRRSFIRTMATVGITAPAASQILLWNDVAMANATLPYKPAKAGGGGPLRMLVWQAPTLLNPHFALGTKDQVASRVFFEPLAGWDKEGNLIPCLAAEIPTKANGGLSADGTSVIWKLKQGVTWHDGKPFTADDVVFTWTYAADLATAAYTTGSYKDIIVEKIDHHTVKIKFKAPTPFWADPFVGAVGQILPKHHFGDYAGAKSRDAPGNLKPVGTGPYKFVEFKPGDLLRAERNPDYHVKNQPFFDTFEIKGGGDAVSAARAVLQTGEYDYAWNLLVEDEILKRMETGGKGKVEYTTAGGIEFIILNTTDPWTEVDGERSNARTKHPTLSDPAVRRALNLLIDRDGIQKFIYGRAAIATASFVNQPPQFKSGKLKYEFNIDKANKILDEAGWKMGADGIRAKDGKQLKYVFQTSINAPRQKAQAIVKQACQKAGIELELKSVTASVFFSSDAGNPDTYTKFYCDMEMYNATQPQPDPERFLNQCVSWEIASKDNKWLGRNVSRWSDPEADKAYKAAQNELDPVKRAALLIKVDEIFCEANIFLPLLSRFIVGGAVNGLMTDISGWDVTTWNIASWYRI from the coding sequence ATGGACGAAAACGACATCCGCGGACTCGTTGCGGAGGTGAAGCAAGGCACACTGTCGCGGCGCTCGTTCATTCGGACGATGGCCACGGTCGGCATCACGGCGCCGGCTGCGAGCCAGATCCTGCTCTGGAACGATGTGGCGATGGCGAACGCCACGCTGCCCTACAAACCGGCGAAAGCGGGAGGCGGCGGTCCGCTCAGGATGCTGGTCTGGCAGGCGCCCACCTTGCTCAATCCGCATTTCGCGCTCGGTACCAAGGACCAGGTCGCCTCACGAGTCTTCTTCGAGCCGCTTGCCGGCTGGGACAAGGAGGGTAATCTCATCCCCTGTCTCGCCGCCGAGATTCCGACCAAGGCGAATGGCGGTCTCTCCGCTGACGGCACCAGCGTGATCTGGAAGCTGAAGCAGGGCGTGACATGGCACGACGGCAAGCCCTTCACCGCCGACGACGTCGTCTTCACCTGGACCTATGCCGCCGATCTCGCGACGGCCGCCTACACCACGGGATCCTACAAGGACATCATTGTCGAGAAGATCGACCACCACACCGTCAAGATCAAGTTCAAGGCCCCAACCCCGTTCTGGGCCGACCCCTTCGTCGGCGCGGTCGGCCAGATCCTGCCGAAGCATCATTTCGGCGACTATGCCGGTGCGAAATCGCGCGATGCACCGGGCAATTTGAAGCCGGTCGGCACCGGTCCCTACAAATTCGTCGAGTTCAAGCCCGGCGATCTGCTCCGGGCCGAACGCAATCCCGACTATCACGTCAAGAACCAGCCCTTTTTTGACACGTTCGAGATCAAGGGCGGCGGCGACGCGGTCTCTGCGGCCCGCGCCGTGCTGCAGACCGGCGAATACGATTATGCCTGGAATCTGCTGGTCGAGGACGAGATCCTCAAGCGCATGGAGACCGGCGGCAAAGGCAAGGTCGAGTACACGACCGCCGGCGGCATCGAGTTCATCATCCTCAACACCACGGACCCGTGGACCGAGGTCGACGGCGAACGATCCAACGCCAGAACAAAGCACCCGACACTGTCCGATCCGGCCGTGCGCCGGGCGCTGAACTTGCTGATTGATCGCGACGGAATCCAGAAATTCATCTACGGCCGCGCTGCGATCGCAACAGCGAGCTTCGTCAACCAGCCTCCGCAGTTCAAGTCTGGCAAATTGAAATACGAGTTCAACATCGACAAGGCGAACAAGATCCTCGACGAGGCCGGCTGGAAGATGGGCGCCGACGGCATCCGCGCGAAGGACGGCAAGCAGCTGAAATACGTCTTCCAGACCTCGATCAACGCGCCGCGCCAGAAGGCCCAGGCGATCGTCAAGCAGGCCTGCCAGAAGGCCGGGATCGAGCTCGAGCTCAAATCGGTCACCGCGTCGGTGTTCTTTTCGTCGGACGCCGGCAACCCGGACACTTATACGAAATTCTACTGCGACATGGAGATGTACAACGCGACGCAGCCGCAGCCCGACCCGGAGCGGTTCCTGAACCAGTGCGTCTCATGGGAAATCGCGAGCAAGGACAACAAATGGCTCGGCCGCAACGTCTCGCGCTGGTCCGATCCGGAGGCCGACAAGGCCTACAAGGCCGCACAGAACGAGCTCGACCCCGTCAAGCGCGCCGCGCTGCTGATCAAGGTCGACGAGATCTTCTGCGAGGCCAACATCTTCCTGCCGCTGCTCTCGCGTTTCATCGTCGGCGGCGCCGTCAATGGCCTGATGACCGATATCTCGGGGTGGGACGTCACGACGTGGAATATTGCGAGCTGGTATCGGATCTGA
- a CDS encoding molybdopterin guanine dinucleotide-containing S/N-oxide reductase — translation MDDTIGFPDPGLDLSDGFKPHTSHWGVFSARNGKAGLEVRAYAGDPDPNGIIDNFPSALRHQARIAQPAIRRGWLERGPGPDDKRGRDEFVSVSWEKALDLLGDELMRIRDTRGPGAVFGGSYGWASAGRLHHAQSQVHRFLNIAMGGYVRSVNSYSSGASSVLLPQIMAGYEDITKRNVTWEQIATETEIVLAFGGMALKNSMVAGGSISKHVERGAMAAARKRGCEFILMSPLREDLPVEAGAEWMTCTPGTDTALMLGMVHTLVGEGLHDQAFLDRYTEGWPVFLRYLTGESDGQPKHAEWAAAICGVDANTIRVLARRLAGKRALITVSHSLQRAEHGEQPVWMGMVLAAVLGQIGLPGSGYAYSLGAIGYYGRRVNDVPGPTLGQGRNGVRDFIPVARIADMLLNPGSTYRYNGETRTYPDIRLVYWAGGNPFHHHQDINRLRKAFAKVDTLVVHELAWTATARHADIVLPSTMTLEREDIGYSSNDPLMVAMHRIAEPFGLARDDYEIFADLADRLGAREPFTEGRNSRQWLEHLYEPTRASLAKRGLKAPSFEEFWKRGSLVVPQQPDDGGRLRSFREDPVAHPLPTPSGRIEIYSAKIAGHGDVDCPGHPVWLEKSDMPKPGAPCFLVANQPVTRLHSQLDFGGHSLGAKHRGREVARMNPRDADARGIKDGDIIRLFNARGACLAAVHVTDGIAPGVVQLPTGAWYDPMDPEDDAPLCVHGNPNVLTRDIGTSSFAQGCTGQLTTVEVEKFTGNLPPIRAFDPV, via the coding sequence ATGGACGATACGATCGGCTTCCCAGACCCCGGCCTCGATTTGTCGGATGGATTCAAGCCCCACACCTCGCATTGGGGCGTGTTTTCGGCGCGCAACGGCAAAGCCGGGCTCGAGGTCAGAGCCTATGCCGGCGATCCCGATCCGAACGGCATCATCGACAATTTTCCCAGTGCTCTTCGCCATCAGGCACGGATCGCCCAGCCCGCCATTCGGCGTGGCTGGCTCGAGCGCGGGCCCGGTCCGGACGACAAGCGCGGCCGCGACGAATTCGTCTCCGTCAGCTGGGAGAAGGCGCTGGACCTGCTCGGCGACGAACTGATGCGCATCCGCGACACACGGGGCCCCGGCGCCGTGTTCGGCGGCTCCTATGGCTGGGCGAGCGCCGGCCGCCTGCACCACGCGCAGAGCCAGGTCCACCGCTTCCTCAACATCGCGATGGGCGGCTATGTCCGCTCGGTGAACTCCTATTCCTCCGGCGCGTCCTCGGTGCTGCTGCCGCAGATCATGGCGGGCTATGAGGACATCACCAAGCGCAACGTCACTTGGGAACAGATCGCGACCGAAACCGAGATCGTGCTGGCATTCGGCGGCATGGCATTGAAGAACTCGATGGTGGCCGGCGGCTCGATCAGCAAGCATGTCGAGCGCGGCGCCATGGCCGCGGCGCGCAAGCGCGGCTGCGAGTTCATTCTGATGAGCCCGCTGCGCGAGGATCTGCCGGTCGAGGCCGGCGCCGAATGGATGACATGTACGCCAGGTACGGACACCGCGCTGATGCTCGGCATGGTCCACACGCTGGTCGGCGAAGGCCTGCATGACCAGGCTTTCCTCGATCGCTACACGGAAGGGTGGCCGGTGTTTTTGCGTTACCTTACCGGCGAAAGCGATGGACAGCCAAAGCATGCCGAATGGGCCGCCGCGATCTGCGGCGTCGACGCCAACACGATTCGCGTGCTGGCGCGCCGGCTTGCCGGCAAGCGCGCGCTCATCACCGTCTCGCATTCGCTCCAGCGCGCCGAACATGGCGAGCAGCCGGTGTGGATGGGCATGGTGCTGGCAGCGGTGCTGGGCCAGATCGGCCTTCCCGGCAGCGGCTACGCCTATTCGCTCGGCGCGATCGGCTATTACGGCCGCCGCGTCAACGACGTGCCGGGGCCGACGCTCGGGCAGGGTCGCAACGGTGTCAGGGATTTCATTCCGGTCGCGCGCATCGCCGACATGCTGCTCAACCCTGGAAGCACCTATCGCTACAATGGCGAGACGCGCACCTATCCGGACATCCGCCTGGTCTATTGGGCCGGCGGCAATCCGTTCCATCACCACCAGGACATCAACCGCCTGCGCAAGGCCTTCGCCAAAGTCGACACGCTGGTCGTGCACGAGCTCGCCTGGACCGCGACCGCGCGCCACGCCGATATCGTGCTGCCCTCGACCATGACGCTGGAGCGCGAGGACATCGGCTATTCCAGCAACGATCCGCTGATGGTCGCGATGCACCGCATCGCCGAGCCGTTTGGGCTCGCCCGCGATGACTATGAGATCTTTGCCGATCTCGCCGATCGCCTCGGCGCCCGCGAGCCCTTCACCGAAGGGCGCAACTCGCGGCAATGGCTGGAGCATCTCTACGAGCCGACCCGCGCCTCCCTCGCCAAGCGCGGCCTGAAGGCGCCGAGCTTCGAGGAGTTCTGGAAGCGCGGCAGCCTGGTCGTGCCGCAACAGCCCGACGATGGCGGTCGCTTGCGCAGTTTCCGCGAGGATCCGGTGGCGCATCCGCTGCCGACACCGAGCGGCCGCATCGAGATCTATTCCGCGAAGATCGCCGGCCACGGCGACGTGGATTGCCCGGGCCATCCGGTCTGGCTCGAGAAGAGCGATATGCCAAAGCCCGGCGCGCCGTGCTTCCTCGTCGCCAACCAGCCGGTGACGCGGTTGCACAGCCAGCTCGATTTCGGCGGACATTCGCTGGGCGCAAAGCATCGCGGCCGCGAGGTCGCGCGGATGAATCCGCGCGATGCCGATGCGCGCGGGATCAAGGACGGCGACATCATCCGCCTGTTCAACGCGCGCGGCGCGTGCCTGGCCGCGGTGCATGTCACCGACGGCATCGCGCCCGGCGTCGTGCAATTGCCGACCGGCGCCTGGTACGACCCGATGGACCCGGAAGACGATGCGCCGCTCTGCGTGCACGGCAATCCGAACGTGCTCACCCGCGACATCGGCACCTCGTCCTTCGCGCAAGGCTGCACCGGCCAGCTCACCACGGTAGAAGTGGAGAAGTTCACCGGCAACCTGCCGCCGATCCGGGCGTTTGATCCGGTGTAG
- a CDS encoding TetR/AcrR family transcriptional regulator, with the protein MRYEKGHRDETRRHILDVASAQFRESGIAAVGLAGIMSEAGLTNGAFYTHFASKEDLVREVLVDALTRREQRHKANLENGVAVETVIRDYLSARHRDRAGTGCPTAALAAEIARHPKTTRDAFTGKISDLIGLMAEQIRQGTAEERRRRAITIYSTMVGALQLARAVNDRRLSDEILENAVDAALTIANER; encoded by the coding sequence ATGCGGTACGAAAAGGGACACAGGGACGAGACTCGTCGGCACATCCTCGATGTCGCCTCCGCCCAGTTCCGCGAGAGCGGGATCGCCGCGGTCGGCCTCGCCGGCATCATGTCGGAGGCGGGTCTCACCAACGGCGCCTTCTACACCCACTTCGCCTCCAAGGAGGACCTGGTGCGGGAGGTGCTCGTGGATGCACTCACAAGGCGCGAGCAGCGGCACAAGGCCAATCTCGAGAATGGCGTCGCGGTCGAAACCGTGATCCGGGACTATCTCTCAGCGCGTCACCGCGATCGCGCCGGCACCGGCTGCCCGACCGCCGCGCTGGCCGCCGAGATCGCGCGGCACCCCAAGACAACGCGCGATGCCTTTACCGGCAAGATCTCCGATCTCATCGGATTGATGGCGGAGCAGATCAGGCAAGGCACCGCAGAAGAGCGGCGACGCAGGGCGATCACGATCTATTCGACTATGGTCGGTGCGCTGCAATTGGCGCGCGCGGTCAACGACAGGCGATTGTCCGACGAGATCCTGGAGAATGCAGTGGACGCCGCGCTGACAATCGCGAACGAGCGCTGA
- a CDS encoding MATE family efflux transporter, whose amino-acid sequence MSVEDVAASSMPTMEASARSVAAARPAATSADQRRAALLSAPILPTLLRLAAPTVTVLVAQTAVNIAEAYYVGYLGTDALAGAALVFPIFMLMTMMSNGGFGSGVASSVARAVGAGRRDDADAALFHAIVLAIIAGALFTLGAHFGGVALFRALGGRDGALDAAVTYSSYLFAGAIPAWIVNLQAAALRGSGNVKVPALVTLIGAIVTIPVSPLLIFGFGPVPSLGIGGAGIAFGLYYGAAMLFLLRYMSSGASGLRLHIVPLRAKIFGDMLKVGIPTAFNAVLTNLTVILVTGAVGLFGTSALAGYGIASRLDYIMIPLLFGISTATLTMVGVNMGAGQTARAQRIGWVSGAAGLIMTGAIGLLVAIVPTAWLHLFSHDADVVGEGMTYLRIVAPAYAALGFGFVTSFAAQGTGRAMGPLAGAVARILIAAGGGWIAVEYFGAGMSGLATMVTVSLAAYAAICALIMLSPSTWRTEPRA is encoded by the coding sequence ATGTCAGTCGAGGATGTCGCCGCATCGTCAATGCCGACAATGGAGGCTTCGGCGCGCAGTGTGGCCGCGGCTCGTCCCGCGGCGACGTCAGCCGACCAACGACGCGCCGCGCTTCTGTCCGCGCCGATCCTGCCGACGCTGCTCAGGCTCGCAGCGCCGACCGTGACGGTGCTGGTGGCACAGACCGCAGTGAACATCGCCGAAGCCTATTATGTCGGCTATCTCGGCACCGATGCGCTGGCGGGTGCCGCGCTGGTGTTCCCGATCTTCATGCTGATGACCATGATGTCGAATGGCGGCTTCGGCTCCGGTGTCGCCTCGTCAGTGGCACGGGCAGTCGGCGCCGGCCGCCGCGACGATGCGGACGCGGCGCTGTTCCACGCCATCGTGCTCGCGATCATCGCGGGCGCCCTGTTTACGCTTGGCGCGCACTTCGGCGGCGTCGCACTGTTCCGTGCGCTCGGCGGTCGCGACGGTGCGCTCGACGCGGCCGTCACTTACTCCAGCTATCTGTTTGCCGGCGCCATTCCAGCCTGGATCGTCAACCTCCAGGCCGCGGCGCTGCGCGGCTCCGGCAACGTCAAGGTGCCGGCGCTGGTGACGCTGATCGGCGCCATCGTGACCATTCCCGTCTCGCCCTTGCTGATCTTCGGTTTCGGCCCGGTCCCGAGCCTCGGCATCGGCGGCGCCGGCATTGCTTTCGGCCTCTATTACGGCGCTGCGATGTTGTTCCTGCTGCGCTACATGTCCTCGGGCGCATCCGGCCTGCGGCTGCACATCGTGCCGCTGCGCGCAAAGATATTTGGCGACATGCTGAAGGTCGGCATTCCCACTGCGTTCAATGCCGTGCTGACCAACCTCACCGTCATCCTCGTCACCGGCGCGGTCGGCCTGTTCGGCACCTCGGCGCTTGCCGGCTACGGCATCGCCTCGCGGCTCGACTACATCATGATCCCGCTGCTGTTCGGCATCAGCACGGCGACACTGACCATGGTCGGCGTCAACATGGGTGCGGGCCAGACCGCGCGGGCGCAGAGGATCGGCTGGGTCAGCGGCGCCGCCGGCTTGATCATGACCGGCGCGATCGGCCTTCTGGTCGCGATTGTTCCGACCGCCTGGCTGCATCTGTTCAGCCACGACGCCGACGTCGTGGGTGAGGGCATGACCTACCTGCGTATCGTGGCGCCGGCCTATGCGGCGCTCGGTTTTGGCTTCGTCACGTCGTTCGCCGCCCAAGGTACGGGCCGGGCGATGGGGCCGCTTGCGGGCGCGGTTGCGCGGATCCTGATCGCGGCGGGCGGCGGCTGGATCGCTGTCGAATATTTCGGCGCGGGCATGAGTGGGCTCGCCACCATGGTCACGGTGTCGCTGGCCGCTTATGCCGCGATCTGCGCCCTGATCATGCTGTCGCCGTCGACCTGGCGCACCGAGCCGCGCGCCTAG